The DNA sequence CAGCGGCGCCCCGCACATCCCGTGGCTGGAACCCGACATCTGCGACCACCTGGAGACCCTGGGCGCCGACGGCGTCCCCGCGGTCGTGATGGCGCCCATCGGCTTCGTCTCGGACCACATGGAGGTCCTGTACGACCTCGACACCGAGGCCACCGCGAAGGCCGCCGAGATCGGCCTGCCGGTCCGGCGGTCCGCCACGGTGGGCGACGACCCGCGCTTCGCCGCCGCCGTACGGGACCTGCTCCTGGAGCGGGCCGCGACCGAGCGGGGCCGGGTGGTGGAGCGCTGCGCCCTGGGGGCCCTGGGAGCCTCCCACGATCTCTGTCCGGTCGGCTGCTGCCCCGCCAGGTCCCCGAAGCCGGCCGCCGCGGGCGCGGACAGCCCGTACGCGTAACCCGTACGCACCGACACCCTTGGGAGCACCGTGACCGACCCCGACCTGTCCGAACTGCTCGACCTCGCCCTGGAGGCCGCCCGCCGCGCCGGCGCCCTGCTGCGCGACGGCCGCCCCGCCGACCTGGGGGTGGCCGCGACCAAGTCCAGCCCCATCGACGTGGTCACCGAGATGGACATCGCCGCCGAGAAGCTGATCACCGGCTACCTCTCCGACTTCCGCCCCGACGACGGCTTCCTCGGCGAGGAGGGGGCCGGCTCCCCGGGCCGCACCGGCATCCGCTGGGTCATCGACCCGCTCGACGGCACGGTGAACTACCTCTACAACCTGCCGACCTGGGCGGTCTCCATCGCCGCCGAGCGCGACGGCGAGCGGGTCGTGGGCGTCGTCGAGGCCCCGATGCGCCGCGAGACCTACCGGGCGGTCCTCGGCGGCGGTGCGTTCGCGAACGGCGAAGCCCTGCGCTGCCGGCCCGCCCCGCCGCTGGACCAGGCCCTCGTCTCGACCGGCTTCAACTACGTCGCCCACGTCCGCGCCCACCAGGCGGACGTCGCCCAGCAGCTGATCCCCCGGCTCCGGGACATCCGGCGCGGCGGCTCGGCGGCCGTCGACCTCTGCGATGTGGCGGCCGGCCGGCTGGACGGCTACTACGAGCGCGGGCTCCACCCCTGGGACCTGGCGGCGGGCGACCTCATCGCCCGGGAGGCGGGCGCGCTGACCGGCGGCCGCCCGGGGCTGCCCGCCGACGGCGACCTGACGGTGGCCGCCACCCCCGGCGTCTTCGAGCCGCTGCAGGCCGCACTCGACGAACTGGGCGCCTGGCACGACTGACGGGCCCGGGGCCCGCCCCGAGGAAGGCCCTGACGAGGGGCCTGAGCCCGCCGCACACGCCACAGGGCCCCGGACACCATGCCGGTGTCCGGGGCCCCGTGGCGTACGGCTCAGACGCTGGTGGCGCCGATCTCCACGCCGTGCTCGGCGGCGAGACGGCGCAGATCGTCCAGCTCGCCCTGCTCGACGTCCGCGAGGAAGTCGTCGCCGTCCTCGCGCGCCCGCGTGAGGACGGTCTCGGTCGTCTTGATGCGTTGCAGCAGACCTGCGGTGAAAGCGTCCATGATGCGCCCCCTCATCGTGGGTCGGTGGCACGGGGGTGTGCCCAGGATCCCCCCGGCCGGGGGCCGGAGGAGCGGGTGATCGCGCCGCCGCTCCGGGGAAATGGAGTGGGTTGTGGCATGCCACGTGACAGGCGTGATCGCGGGTGTGAACCCCTCTTCCCCGCGCCATGGCTCAGAGAAACCTCAACTGGCCCGGAAATCCGCCGCCTTCCCGGCGGGCCGCCGCCGGGAGGCCCGGCCCACCGCCGCCTTACCGCCGGTTTATGCGTGTTGCGGGCAGGATGGAGGCGCACAGTCGGCCATCGCTGCCCGTGTCCGGGCGGGCCCCGCGGGGGCCGCCGGCTCTGTGAACCCATCGAAGGACCGAAGGAAGGACTGCGCCGTGCGCGTACTCGTCGTCGAGGACGAGCAGCTGCTCGCCGATGCGGTGGCCACCGGACTGCGCCGGGAGGCCATGGCCGTCGACGTCGTCTACGACGGTGCCGCGGCCCTGGAGCGCATCGGGGTCAACGACTACGACGTCGTCGTGCTGGACCGGGACCTCCCGGTGGTGCACGGGGACGACGTCTGCCGCCGGATCGTCGAACTCGGCATGCCCACCAGGGTGCTCATGCTCACCGCGTCGGGCGACGTCAGCGACCGGGTCGAGGGCCTGGAGCTGGGTGCGGACGACTATCTGCCCAAGCCCTTCGCGTTCAGCGAGCTGACCGCCCGGGTGCGCGCGCTGGGCCGCCGTACGACGGTGGCTCTGCCGCCCGTCCTGGAACGCGCC is a window from the Streptomyces sp. MMBL 11-1 genome containing:
- a CDS encoding inositol monophosphatase family protein, whose amino-acid sequence is MTDPDLSELLDLALEAARRAGALLRDGRPADLGVAATKSSPIDVVTEMDIAAEKLITGYLSDFRPDDGFLGEEGAGSPGRTGIRWVIDPLDGTVNYLYNLPTWAVSIAAERDGERVVGVVEAPMRRETYRAVLGGGAFANGEALRCRPAPPLDQALVSTGFNYVAHVRAHQADVAQQLIPRLRDIRRGGSAAVDLCDVAAGRLDGYYERGLHPWDLAAGDLIAREAGALTGGRPGLPADGDLTVAATPGVFEPLQAALDELGAWHD
- a CDS encoding response regulator transcription factor; translated protein: MRVLVVEDEQLLADAVATGLRREAMAVDVVYDGAAALERIGVNDYDVVVLDRDLPVVHGDDVCRRIVELGMPTRVLMLTASGDVSDRVEGLELGADDYLPKPFAFSELTARVRALGRRTTVALPPVLERAGIKLDPNRREVFRDEVEIQLAPKEFAVLEVLMRSEGAVVSAEQLLEKAWDENTDPFTNVVRVTVMTLRRKLGEPPVIVTVPGSGYRI